A DNA window from Pungitius pungitius chromosome 1, fPunPun2.1, whole genome shotgun sequence contains the following coding sequences:
- the LOC119223210 gene encoding myosin-7B-like isoform X1, whose amino-acid sequence MSRFLDLAEFGEAARFLRLTNLEQLAAVAQAYDGTKRVWMPDDVEAYIEVEVKELNGDKTTVETKDGRFLVVKENELQPLNPSKFDMIEDISMLTHLNEASVLFNLRRRYSMWMVYTYSGLFCVAVNPYKLLPVYSNQVVTAYKGRRRLEAPPHIYAVANNAYLDLLQNRENQSMLITGESGAGKTVNTKRVIQYFAIVAAQGENVNKGGSLEDQIIEANPAMEAFGNAKTVRNDNSSRFGKFIRIHFGTSGRLASADIHIYLLEKSRVVFQQPAERSYHIYYQILSNHKPELQDMLLLTTNPYDYHFCSQGVTTVEGMDDAEELRLTDHAMDTLGFTLEEKYGCYKIVGAIMHFGNMRFKKRPREEQAEADGTESVDKAAYLMGISSADLLKGLLNPRVKVGHEFIVKGQTVEQVTSGVAALAKATYDRMFKWLVSRINSSLYTALPRQYFIGVLDIAGFEVFEFNNFEQLCINFTNEKLQQYFNHHMFILEQEEYKAEGIEWTFIDFGLDLQACIDLIEKPMGILSIMEEECMFPKATDNSFKTKLYDNHFGKSPNFQRPRLDKKRKYETHFELLHYAGVVPYSITGWLDKNRDPLNETVVALFQKSSHKLMAGLFEDYISSDIAGDPKAEGKHRKRKAASFQTVSQLHKENLKKLMANLRSTQPHFVRCIIPNDTKSPGVMDAFMVLHQLRCNGVLEGIRICRKGFPNRLLYAEFKQRYRILNPAAIPEDSFVDSRKSVEKLLGSLDIDHSQYKFGHNKVFFKAGLLGLLEDMRDFRLAAIFTIIQSMARGRLMRVQREKMAIQRDAVLVIQFNLRAFFTVRTWPWMTLFYKIRPMLRSAQVEKELVALKEEFRKLKEAFDRSEVKRWEAEGRQVVLIQEKNDLALQLQAEQDNLADAEERCNQLIQSKISMESKLKETKERLEDEEEITTTLTSKKRQLEEEVVLLKRDVDDLEMTLAKVEKERHGVENKVKNLSQEMCVLDESIAALTREKDALQAAHQQALTDLQAQEDKVNMLVKVKARLEQQVDNVEGSLQVEKKVRLELERVKRKLEGDLKLSIDSVKDLETQNGNLEERLKKKDFESGQLQSKLEDEQSVLAHLQKKIKELQTRTEELEEALDAERAWRSKAERQRNDITRELDELEEKLEEAGGTSAAQIALNRKREADFLKMRRELEEAGLQHEATAATLRKKHSDTVTELGEQIDALQRTKYKLEKEKLEFRMEAEDLAANVEQLSKNKGAVEKMCKVYEDQLNETKSRAEELQKQLTDASAKKARALTDCAEYCRRLEERDALIGQLQRSKAGFCQNSEDLKRQLEEESKARAALAHSVQASRHHSTLLREQLEEEQEAKAELQRELSKANSQLVQYRAKYETDAVLRIEELEDAKKKLALKLQASEEAVETSQARCSSLEKSKLGLQTEVEDLLVELDRTNAAALALDKTQRNFDKLLGEWKLKFEESQSDLEASQRESRSLSTELFKLKNCYEEALDQLETVKRENKNLQEEILDLTDQIGQGVKTIFELERMKKILDVDKSNIKVALEEAQGTLEHEESKTLKYQMNLQQIRSEIERKIAEKDDEIENLRRGHQRSLETMQASLEAEVRSRSEAVRLKKKMESDLNEMEVQLGHANRQAAEGQRTIRHLQTQVLEYQVDLEDKVQSANQLREQIVLLERRCSLVTAEGEELRRVLEQTTHGRKMAEHELVEVTERLNLLSTQYSALMNQKKKLEADVSLLAGEVDEAMQESRGVEQKAKKAITDASLMAEELKKEQDSSSVMERMKKNMASTVKELQLKLEEAEQMALKGGRKQVSKLETKVRELQTELGAEQRRSEEYQRGVRHYEKRVKELTYQSEEEKKTMLRMQELIEKLQTKVKSYKRQAETAEEQVSCSMLRFRKVRNELDEAEERADLAETSANKLRIQTREQTKVAVIIE is encoded by the exons ATGTCTCGGTTTCTGGACCTGGCGGAGTTTGGAGAAGCTGCTCGCTTCCTTCGTCTCACCAACTTGGAGCAGCTGGCTGCAGTAGCCCAGGCGTATGATG GAACCAAGAGGGTCTGGATGCCCGATGACGTGGAGGCGTACATCGAGGTGGAGGTCAAAGAGCTGAACGGAGACAAGACCACGGTGGAGACAAAGGACGGACGG TTCCTGGTGGTCAAAGAGAATGAGCTCCAACCGTTGAACCCTTCAAAGTTCGATATGATTGAAGACATCTCCATGCTGACACACCTGAACGAAGCCTCGGTCCTCTTCAACCTGCGGAGGAGATACAGCATGTGGATGGTCTAC accTACTCTGGTTTGTTCTGCGTAGCCGTCAACCCGTACAAATTGCTGCCGGTCTACTCCAACCAGGTGGTTACCGCCTACAAGGGGCGTCGACGTCTGGAGGCCCCGCCCCACATCTACGCCGTGGCCAACAACGCCTACCTCGACCTGCTGCAGA ATCGGGAAAACCAGTCGATGTTAATCAC CGGGGAGTCGGGCGCTGGGAAAACTGTCAACACCAAGAGGGTGATTCAGTACTTCGCCATCGTCGCTGCTCAGGGAGAAAATGTGAACAAAGGA GGTTCCTTAGAGGACCAGATCATTGAAGCCAATCCAGCCATGGAGGCGTTCGGCAACGCCAAAACTGTCCGCAACGACAACTCATCACGCTTT ggaAAGTTCATCAGGATTCATTTTGGGACATCAGGACGGCTGGCGTCCGCTGACATCCACATCT ATCTTCTGGAAAAGTCAAGAGTGGTGTTCCAGCAGCCGGCAGAGAGAAGCTACCACATCTATTATCAGATTCTGTCCAATCACAAGCCAGAGCTGCAAG ACATGTTGCTGCTGACCACCAACCCGTACGACTACCACTTCTGCTCCCAGGGAGTGACCACAGTGGAAGGCATGGACGATGCAGAGGAGCTAAGGCTCACCGAT cacgcTATGGACACGCTGGGCTTCACACTGGAGGAGAAGTACGGTTGCTACAAGATCGTTGGGGCCATCATGCACTTTGGAAACATGAGGTTCAAGAAGAGGCCGAgggaggagcaggcggaggccGACGGGACGGAGa GTGTTGACAAAGCAGCCTATCTGATGGGCATCAGCTCCGCCGACCTGCTCAAGGGTCTTCTGAACCCCCGCGTCAAAGTGGGACACGAGTTCATCGTCAAGGGACAGACCGTAGAGCAG GTGACCTCCGGTGTGGCCGCTCTGGCCAAAGCCACCTACGACCGCATGTTCAAGTGGCTGGTGAGCCGCATCAACTCGTCCTTGTACACTGCGCTACCTCGTCAGTACTTCATCGGAGTCCTCGACATCGCCGGCTTTGAGGTCTTTGag TTCAATAACTTCGAGCAGCTGTGCATCAACTTCACCAACGAGAAACTGCAGCAGTATTTCAACCACCACATGTTCAtcctggagcaggaggagtatAAGGCCGAGGGTATCGAGTGGACCTTCATAGACTTTGGTTTGGACTTACAGGCCTGCATAGACCTCATAGAGAAG CCGATGGGCATCCTGTCCATCATGGAGGAGGAGTGCATGTTCCCCAAGGCCACTGACAACAGCTTTAAAACCAAACTCTACGACAACCATTTCGGAAAGTCGCCCAACTTCCAGCGGCCTCGGCTGGACAAAAAGCGCAAATACGAGACGCACTTTGAATTGCTCCACTACGCCGGAGTG GTTCCGTACAGTATTACAGGATGGCTGGATAAGAACAGAGATCCTCTGAATGAGACGGTGGTGGCTCTGTTCCAGAAATCCTCCCACAAACTGATGGCTGGACTCTTTGAGGACTATATCAGCTCTGACATTG cagGGGATCCAAAGGCTGAAGGAAAACACAGGAAGAGGAAAGCAGCTTCCTTTCAGACAGTTTCCCAGCTTCATAAG GAGAATCTAAAGAAGCTAATGGCTAACCTCCGAAGCACTCAGCCTCACTTTGTGCGATGCATCATCCCCAATGACACCAAAAGTCCAG GTGTGATGGACGCCTTCATGGTCCTCCACCAGCTGAGGTGTAACGGAGTCCTGGAAGGGATCCGGATCTGCAGGAAGGGGTTTCCAAACCGCCTCCTGTACGCCGAGTTCAAACAACG ATATCGCATCTTGAACCCTGCTGCCATTCCAGAGGACTCCTTTGTGGACAGCAGGAAGTCCGTGGAGAAGCTGCTGGGCTCTCTGGACATCGACCACAGCCAGTACAAGTTTGGACACAATAAG GTGTTCTTCAAGGCGGGTCTGTTGGGTCTGTTGGAGGACATGAGGGACTTCCGTCTGGCCGCGATCTTCACCATCATTCAGTCCATGGCCAGAGGTAGGCTGATGAGGGTGCAACGCGAGAAGATGGCGATTCAAAG GGACGCTGTATTGGTGATCCAGTTCAACCTCAGAGCCTTCTTCACTGTGAGGACGTGGCCGTGGATGACGCTGTTCTACAAGATCCGCCCCATGCTGAGGAGCGCCCAGGTGGAGAAAGAACTGGTTGCTCTCAAAGAAGAGTTCAGGAAGCTAAAAGAGGCCTTTGACAG gtcagaggtcaagcgCTGGGAGGCGGAAGGGCGGCAGGTGGTGTTGATTCAGGAGAAAAACGACTTGGCTCTGCAGCTGCAAGCT GAGCAAGACAACCTGGCAGATGCAGAGGAGCGCTGCAACCAGTTGATTCAGTCCAAGATCTCCATGGAGTCAAAGCTGAAGGAGACAAAGGAACgtctggaggacgaggaggagataACCACCACGCTCACGTCCAAGAAACGTCagctggaggaagaggtggtgctgctgaagaGAGACGTGGACGACCTGGAGATGACTCTGGCCAaagtggagaaggagagacaTGGAGTGGAGAACAAG GTGAAGAACCTGTCCCAGGAGATGTGTGTTCTGGATGAATCCATCGCGGCTCTAACCAGAGAGAAAGACGCCCTGCAGGCCGCTCACCAGCAGGCCCTGACTGACCTTCAGGCGCAGGAAGACAAGGTCAACATGCTGGTCAAGGTGAAAGCACGGCTGGAGCAGCAAGTGGACAAT GTGGAAGGCTCCTTGCAGGTGGAGAAGAAGGTGAGATTGGAGCTGGAACGTGTCAAACGGAAGCTGGAGGGGGATCTGAAGCTGTCCATAGACTCTGTGAAGGACTTGGAGACCCAGAATGGAAACCTGGAGGAGAGGCTGAAGAA AAAAGACTTTGAGTCAGGTCAGCTTCAGTCCAAGCTGGAGGACGAACAGAGTGTGCTCGCTCATCTTCAGAAGAAGATCAAAGAGCTCCAG ACCCGcaccgaggagctggaggaggcgctGGATGCAGAGCGAGCGTGGCGTTCCAAAGCTGAGCGCCAGAGGAACGATATCACCAGAGAGCTGgatgagctggaggagaaactggaggaggcgggaggaacCTCGGCTGCTCAGATCGCTCTCAACAG AAAGAGGGAGGCCGACTTCCTGAAGATGCGACGGGAGCTGGAAGAGGCAGGACTTCAGCACGAAGCCACGGCCGCCACCCTGAGGAAGAAGCATTCGGACACGGTTACAGAGCTTGGCGAGCAGATTGACGCCCTGCAGAGAACCAAGTACaaactggagaaggagaagttGGAGTTTAGGATGGAGGCGGAGGACTTAGCTGCTAACGTGGAGCAGCTCTCCAAGAACAAG ggcgcGGTGGAGAAGATGTGCAAAGTTTATGAGGACCAGTTGAATGAAACcaagagcagagcagaggagctgcagaaacaGCTCACCGATGCTTCTGCTAAGAAAGCACGAGCACTCACAGACTGCG CCGAGTACTGCCGTCGTCTGGAGGAGCGGGacgctctgattggtcagctgCAGCGCTCCAAAGCCGGGTTTTGCCAGAACTCTGAAGACCTGAagaggcagctggaggaggagagcaaa GCTCGCGCGGCGCTGGCTCACAGCGTGCAGGCGTCCCGCCACCACAGCACACTGCtcagggagcagctggaggaggagcaggaggccaaggccgagctgcagagggagctCTCCAAGGCCAACAGCCAGCTGGTCCAGTATAGGGCCAAGTACGAGACCGACGCCGTGCTGAGgatcgaggagctggaggacgccAA GAAAAAGTTGGCACTCAAACTGCAGGCGTCCGAGGAAGCCGTGGAGACATCTCAGGCCAGGTGTTCCTCTCTGGAGAAAAGCAAATTGGGTCTGCAAACGGAGGTCGAggacctgctggtggagctggaccGAACCAACGCCGCCGCTCTGGCTCTGGACAAGACGCAACGCAACTTCGACAAG TTGTTGGGCGAATGGAAGCTGAAGTTCGAGGAGAGTCAGTCGGACCTGGAGGCGTCACAGAGGGAGTCCCGCAGTCTGAGCACCGAGCTCTTCAAGCTGAAGAACTGCTACGAGGAAGCTCTGGACCAGCTGGAGACGGTGAAACGAGAGAACAAGAACCTGCAAG AGGAGATACTGGACCTGACGGATCAGATCGGTCAGGGTGTGAAGACCATCTTCGAGctggagaggatgaagaagatccTGGACGTGGATAAGAGCAATATCAAAGTGGCTCTGGAGGAAGCACAG GGAACCCTTGAGCACGAGGAGAGCAAGACCCTGAAATACCAGATGAACCTGCAGCAGATAAGGTCTGAGATTGAGCGTAAGATCGCAGAGAAAGACGACGAGATTGAGAACCTCAG ACGGGGCCACCAGCGCTCCCTGGAGACCATGCAGGCCAGTCTGGAGGCGGAGGTCCGCAGTCGCAGTGAAGCGGTGCgtttgaagaagaagatggagtcTGACCTGAACGAGATGGAAGTCCAGCTGGGTCACGCCAACAGGCAGGCGGCTGAGGGCCAGAGGACCATCAGACACCTGCAGACACAG GTCCTCGAGTATCAGGTGGATCTGGAGGACAAAGTACAATCGGCCAATCAGCTCAGAGAGCAGATAGTCCTGTTGGAGCGGCGTTGTTCCCTCGTGACggctgagggggaggagctacGCAGGGTTCTAGAACAAACCACCCACGGACGCAAGATGGCCGAACACGAGCTGGTGGAGGTCACAGAGAGGCTGAACCTGCTCTCCACACAG TACTCAGCTCTGATgaaccagaagaagaagctggaggcCGACGTGTCCCTGCTGGCGGGGGAGGTGGACGAGGCCATGCAGGAGAGCCGCGGCGTGGAGCAGAAAGCCAAGAAGGCCATCACCGAC GCGTCTCTGATggcggaggagctgaagaaggagcaggacagcagcagcgtgatggagaggatgaagaagaacatGGCGTCCACAGTGAAAG AGCTGCAGCTCAAactggaggaggcggagcagatGGCgctgaagggaggaaggaagcaagTCAGCAAGCTGGAGACCAAG GTGAGGGAGCTGCAGACGGAGCTGGGggcggagcagaggaggagcgaggagtACCAGAGAGGAGTCCGCCACTACGAGAAGAGGGTGAAGGAGCTGACCTACCAG tcggaggaggagaagaagactaTGCTGAGGATGCAGGAGCTCATCGAGAAGCTTCAGACCAAAGTGAAGAGCTACAAGAGACAAGCGGAGACCGCT gaggagcaggtgagCTGCAGCATGCTGCGCTTCAGGAAGGTCCGAAACGAGCTGGACGAGGCCGAGGAGAGGGCTGACCTCGCCGAAACCTCCGCCAACAAGCTGCGGATTCAAACCCGCGAGCAAACCAAGGTGGCCGTG atcATCGAGTGA